A single window of Pyrus communis chromosome 10, drPyrComm1.1, whole genome shotgun sequence DNA harbors:
- the LOC137747206 gene encoding SKP1-like protein 1A, whose amino-acid sequence MSSSSKKITLKSSDGESFEVEEAVALESQTIKHMIEDDCADNGIPLPNVTSKILAKVIEYCKRHVDAAKPDEKISEDDLKAWDQEFVKVDQATLFDLILAANYLNIKSLLDLTCQTVADMIKGKTPEEIRKTFNIKNDFTQEEEEEVRRENQWAFE is encoded by the exons ATGTCGTCGTCGTCGAAGAAGATCACCCTGAAGAGCTCCGACGGCGAGTCGTTCGAGGTCGAGGAGGCGGTGGCGCTGGAGTCACAGACCATTAAGCACATGATCGAGGACGACTGCGCCGACAACGGTATTCCTTTGCCCAACGTCACCAGCAAGATCTTGGCCAAGGTCATCGAGTACTGCAAGAGGCACGTCGACGCCGCCAAGCCCGACGAGAAGATCTCCGAGGACGATCTCAAGGCCTGGGATCAGGAGTTCGTAAAGGTGGACCAGGCTACGCTGTTTGATCTCATTCTG GCTGCAAACTACTTGAACATCAAGAGCCTTTTGGACCTGACATGCCAGACAGTTGCAGACATGATCAAGGGTAAGACTCCAGAAGAGATCAGAAAGACCTTCAACATCAAGAACGACTTCACccaggaggaagaggaggaagttCGTCGTGAGAACCAGTGGGCGTTTGAATGA